CGCACCGATTCGCCCTGCGCGCCTCCGATCTCGCCGTCCAGCCACGCTCCGAGCAGCTCCCTGGTGTTCTCGCACGCCGTCATAGGAACCCGCCCAGCTTCTCCTGCAGCTTCTTGCGGGCGTAGTGCAGGCGGCTCATCACGGTGCCCTCGGAGCAGCCCAGAACTTCCCCGATGTCCTTGTAGGACATCCCTTCGATGGTTCTCAGCACAATGACGGCTTTGTGCTCTGGAGTCAAATCATTGATCGCGGCGATCAGCCCCTCCCGCAGCTCCCGGTCGTGGACGTCGGCAAACGGGTCCCGGGCGAAATCCCTCTGCTCCTCGAAAACCCCGTCCATCGACTCGCGGAAGTCGACCGGATTGCGCTTCTGCCGTCGTTGCGAGTCGATCGCCAGGTTGACCGCGATACGATAAAGCCACGTGTAGAAGGTCGAGCCGCCGTGAAAATCCCCGATCTTGCGGTACGCGCGGAAGAAGGTCTCCTGCGCCACCTCGAGCGCGTCGTCGCGGTTTCTCAAGAGGCCGAAAATCACCATATAGACCTTCTGGTGGTACCGGGACACAAGCTCCTGGAAGGCGTCGACATCACCGTCCTGACACCTTCGGACCAGCTCCGGGTCGCTCGACTGCACGATCGCCTTGCTCATTAGACGGCGCGCTCGCGGCATTTATTCAACGAAACGGAAAACAACCTAATAGCAAAACGTTGAAATCTTCGCGAATTCCAATACAATGAAGCCGGTTTCGTGTCGATTCGCGTCCCGCCGACCGCCGGAGAGCGATTATGATCGTGCGCTGCCCCAGCTGCAGGACCACCTACAAGGTATCCGACGACGTCGTGAAGGGGACGAAGCCGGCTTTCCGCTGCTCGCGCTGCAAGCATACCTTTGAGCTGGAGGCGGCCGAGCTGGAAAAGGGAGAGCCGCAACAGCCGTCGCTGCCCGAAATCCCGCAGCCACCGGCCGAGCCCGAGGATCACGAGCTGAGCTTCGCCTTTCCGCCGAAGGAGAGCAAGAGCGAGGCGCCTCCACCCGGCCCGGTCGCGCGCGAGCGGGCTCGCCCCGAGCAGCCGCCCCGAGCCTCTTCGCCCGCCGGCCCCGCTGGGGACGAACAGTGGTCGCTTCCCGACGTCGACACCCGTCCGGAAACTCCGTTCACCATCGCCGGCGAACGCGAAGGCGGCGTCAGAAAACCCGAGCCCGCCCCCGCTGCGCCGGCCGAAGACGTGAGGTACGCTCCGATCCCTCCTCTGCACGAGCGACCGGACGAGCAGCAGGCGTCCACGGGTCCTTATTGGACGCTCTTCGCGCTTCTCGTCATCCTGTTCGCCTTTCTCGCGGCCTACCACCGGAGCTACCCCGCCGCCGCCGAATCGGCGCTCAAGAAGATTCCTTTGCTCGGGCCGGCGCTGGTTCGCAACCATCATCTGAAAAACGGCGTGGAGATCCGCTCGATCCGGGCCGACTATCAGACCATCCAGGGCAACCGGGACGTTTTCGTGATCAGCGGCATGGCCGTGAATTACAATCCGGTGGTGATTCGTGCCATGCGCGTCGGCGGCCGCGTCTACGATCGGGAAGGCAAGGAGATCGAGCAGCAGTCGATGTGGGTCGGAAACGCGATCTCGCGCAAGATCATCCGCGGCATGACTGCACAGGACATCCAGGACCTGCAGCGGCTGAAGCCTTTGAAGACGTTCGAGATCCCGCCCGGGGACTCGGTCCCCTTCGCGATCGTTTTTCTCAAGCCCTCGAAGGAGATCGCCAGCTTCAGCTTCGAGGTCATCGGCGCCGAGGGCGAGTCCTAGCCCGGCGGCGTCTTGCCGCCGCTGTCGTCCCCGTCCGCCTTTTCCTTGGGCGTGACGTCGATCTCGTCCGGCTCGCGGATCGACTTGCGGAACTTGCGGATTCCCTTTCCGAGGCTTTCGCCGAGATCGGGAAGGCGCCGGCTGAACAGCACCAGCACGATCAGAAGGATAACCAGAAGCTCGCCGAATCCCAATCCGAACATCGCCCCTCCGTTCCGAGGATTCTAGTCGTCGCGGCAAGCCTTTGCAAACCGAGGTTTGATCGCCGCGTTGCCCTGCAGTAACATGGACGCGTGGACCGGTCGAGCGCCCTCTCCTTCACGCGCTTTCTAGCGGCATCGCTCCTGCTGCACGCTCTGGCTCTGCTCCTCTTCCCCGCGCCGCGGCCGCTTCCCGCTCCCGCGGCACCGATCACGGTTTCGCTGCTCTCTCCGGCATCCGCGCCACCGCCGGCGGCCAGGGCCCCGAAGTCCTCGGGGGCTCCCGCTGCTCGCGCGGCTCCGGCCCCGACCCGTCCCTCGAAAGCCCCGGCGATCATCGCCCGGCGCAGCTCGCCCATGCTCGAGGAGAGGCCCCCCGCGGCGGAATCTTCCGGTGCGCACGATCGCCGGCCCGAAGAGCCGCCCCCTGCACGCAGGCTGCAGCCGGATGAGAAAATCGAGATCACCGAGCGACCGCTTCCGGCGCTGAAGGAGCTTCTGCCGCCGCTTTCGTGGTCTGCCAGGCGGGGAACGGGACGAGGCGAAGGTCCCGTCCAGCTGGACACGAAGGACCCGCAATACATCACCTATTTCGGAAGCATCAAGCGGGCGATCGAGCTTGTCTGGCAATATCCCGAGCCGGCGCTGCGCTACGGGCTTCAGGGAAAGCTCCTGCTGGAATTTTCGGTGCTCGGGAACGGCGAGCTGGAGAGCGCCCGGATCATCCGCTCCTCGGGGTCGCACCTGCTCGACGAGGAAGCGTTGCGCGCCGTGAAGGCCGCGGCCCCGTTCAAGCCGATTCCGCCGTGGATCGACAAGCCCCGGCTCGACATCGTGGCGAGCTTCGAATACCTCGACAATCGGCGCCTGAACTACCGCTTCGCGCCCCAGGGGCGCTGAAGCTCAACCGGCGTTCTCGCCGCCCCCTTGCCGGGGCGGCTCCCACCGCAGGATCGGCCTTCTCGCGGCCCGCGCCTCGTCGAGCCTGCGCACGGGCGTCGTGTGCGGCGCGTTCTTCACCACCTCCGGGGTGTTCTTCGCCTCCTCCGCGATCGCGATCATGGCGGCGACGAAGGCGTCCAGCGTCTCCGGCGTTTCGGTTTCCGTGGGCTCGATCATCAGCGCCCCGGAAACGACCAGCGGAAAGTAGATCGTGGGCGGGTGAAACCCGTAGTCGAGCAGCCGCTTGGCGATATCGAGCGTGGTCACGCCGTGGCGATGCTGGAGGCGGTCGGTGAAGACGCATTCGTGCATGCAGGGCTGCTCGTAGGCCAGGCTGTAATGGCCTTCCAGCTTCTTGCGGACGTAGTTGGCGTTGAGCAGCGCCATGCGGCTCGCCTCTTCGAGCCCGTCGGCTCCCAGCGCGAGAATGTACGCGTAGGCGCGCACAAGCACGCCGAAGTTGCCGAAGAACGAGCGCACCCTCCCGATCGACTTCGGACAGTCCTCGACCCAGCGGAACATGCCGTCCTGCTTTTCGACCCGCGGCACCGGCAGGTAGTCGGCGAGAAAACGCTTCACCGCGACCGGGCCGGCTCCCGGGCCGCCGCCGCCGTGGGGCGTGGCGAAGGTCTTGTGCAGGTTCATGTGCAGAACGTCGACGCCCATGTCCCCCGGTTTCGCGATGCCCATGAGCGCGTTCAGGTTGGCGCCGTCGAGATAGACGAGGCCGCCGCGCGCATGCACCGCCGCCGCGGCCGCTTCGATGTGCTTCTCGAAGAGCCCGAGCGTATTGGGGTTGGTGACCATCAGCGCCGCGACATCCTCGCTCATCGCCTTCTCGACCGCCGGCGCGTCGATCACGCCCTCCTCGTTCGACGGAATCTGGACGACCTCGTAGCCGCAGAGCGTCGAGCTGGCGGGATTGGTGCCGTGCGCGGTATCCGGCACGATCACCTTGCGCCGGGGATCGCCCCTTTCCTTGAGATACGCCCGGATCACCATCAGGCCCGTGAGCTCCCCCTGCGCTCCGGCGGAGGGCTGCAGGCTCACCGCGTCCATGCCGCCGATTTCCGCAAGCGCGCGCTCCAGCTCGTAGAGCAGCTCCATCGCCCCCTGGACCAGCGCCGCGGGCGCGAGCGGGTGCGCCAGCGCGAAGCCCGGCAGCCGCGCCGCCGCCTCGTTCACCTTGGGATTGTATTTCATGGTGCACGAGCCGAGCGGATAGAAGTTCGTCTCGATGCCGAAGTTGCGCTGCGACAGCCGCGTGAAGTGGCGCAGCACCTCGAGCTCTCCCATTTCCGGGAAACCCGGGATGTCCGCACGCACCAGGCCGGCGGGCAGCACTTCGGCTGCAAGCGAAGGCTCCTCGGGCCACGAAAAAGCGCTGCGGCCCGGAGACCCGGTTTCGAAGATGAGCGGCTGGCGGTCGCGTCCCGGCGCTTCAGGCGGCGGCGATGGTGGCAAGCTTCTCGATCTCCTCTCCCTCGTTCATTTCCGTCACGCAGACGAGCACCGCGTCGGCCAGCTCGGGATACCATCGACCGAGCGGGATGCCGGGCACGATCTTGTGCTCGGCGCAGCGGCGCATCAGCGCCTCCGGGTCCCTCGACTGGACGACGAACTCGTTGAAAAAAGGCGCGCTGAATCGCCGCCGCAGGCCGGCCCTCGCCGCGAGCAGGGCTTCCGCCCGGTGCGCCCGGCTGAGATTGATCTCGGCGAGCCGGCGTAGGCCGCTCCGGCCGAGCAACGACAGGTAGACCGTGGCGGCGAGCGCGCACAGCGTCTGGCTCGTGCAGATGTTGGAGGTGGCCTTTTCCCGGCGGATGTGCTGCTCGCGGGTGGCGAGAGTCAGCACAAAGCCCCGCCGTCCCTCGACGTCGACGGTCTCGCCGACGAGCCGTCCCGGCAGACTGCGGATAAATTTTTTTTGTGTCGCGAAGAAGCCGAAGCCCGGGCCGCCGAACGCCATCGGAACGCCCAGGCTCTGCCCCTCGCCCACCGCGATGGGGACGCCGAACTCCCCGGGCGGCTTGAGGAGGCCCAGGGCGAGCGGCTCCGTGGTCACCGAGATCAGCTGCGCTCCCGCGCGCTCGCACGCGGCCCGCAGCGGCTCCAGATTTTCCACCGCGCCGAAGAAGTTAGGGTAGCCGACCACCGCGCACAACGCGTCGTCGCCGAGACGGTCGGCGAGCTGGGCGACGTCGGTCACGCCGGAGGCATCGTAACCGACCTCCTCCAGGCGCAGACCCTCGAGATTGGCGAGATACGTCGCGATCACCTGCCGGTACTGCGGGTGCAGCGCCCGCGAGACGAGCACGCGCCGGCGCCCGGCCGGCTGCACGCGCCGCGACATCAGCACTGCTTCGGCCGCAGCCGACGCGCCGTCGTAAACGCCGGCGTTGGCCGCCTCCATGCCGGTCAGCTGGCAGACAAGCGTCTGGAACTCGAAGAGCGCCTGGAGGGTTCCCTGGCTGACCTCCGGCTGGTACGGGGTGTAGGAGGTCGCGAACTCCGAGCGTGAAACGATCGCGTCCACCGCTCCCGGGATCGCGTGGTGGTAGCTTCCCCCACCGAGAAAAAAACTCCATCCCGACGCGGCGCCGTTGCGCGCTGCGAGGGAGGCGAGGCGCCGGAGCACCGCCGGCTCGGAAAGGCCGTCCGGCAGGCGGATCCGGGCGCGCTCGCGCAGGCTCCGCGGCACCTGCTCGAAAAGCTCTTCGACGCTGTCGAGGCCGATCTCGCGGAGCATGCGCCGCTTGTCATCGGCCGTGTGAGGGGTATACCGCATCGGTGGGTTTATTCCTCTTCTTCGTCGGTTTCGTCGTCTTCTTCTTCCTCGTCCCTCTGTTGCGCCACGTACTCGGCGTACTCGTCCGCGGTCATGAGATCCTTCAGGTCGTCCATGTCGCTCATCTCGACGCGGATCATCCAGCCGTCGCCGTAGGCGTCCTCGTTGATCGTTTCCGGATTGTCGGGCAAGGCGTCGTTGACCTCGATGACCGTGCCGCTGACCGGAGCGTAAACGTCCGAGACCGCCTTGACCGATTCGACCGCGCCGAAGGGGTCGTCCTTGACGATTTTCTCGCCGACCTCGGGAAGCTCGACGTAGACGATGTCCCCGAGTTCTTCCTGAGCGTACTCGGTAATCCCTATGGTCGCGGTTTTTCCCTCGACGAGCACCCACTCGTGCTCCTTCGAATATTTCAAGCCCTCAGGAAAATCCATGGACTACCTCCTTGCATGCCTGATTTTCGCGCCTCACGAAGGCGAGCGCCGGTAGAACGGCACGGGCACGATCTGGATGCGCGCCCGCCTCCCGCGAATCTCCACCTCGAGGATGTTTCCCGTCACCGCTTGCTCCGTCGTCACGTAACCCAGGGCGATCGCGCGCTTCAACGAAGGCGACAGGGTTCCGCTGGTGATCCGTCCCACCACCCTTCCGTCCTTGAGCAAAGGATAATCGGCGCGCGCGATCCCGGGATCCATCAGCTCCAGCCCCACCAGCCGTCGCCGCACCCCCTCTTCCTTCTGCTTCAGCAGGACGTCGCGCCCGACGAATTCTCCCTTGCCGAGCTTGAC
The sequence above is a segment of the Candidatus Zixiibacteriota bacterium genome. Coding sequences within it:
- a CDS encoding TonB family protein; the encoded protein is MDRSSALSFTRFLAASLLLHALALLLFPAPRPLPAPAAPITVSLLSPASAPPPAARAPKSSGAPAARAAPAPTRPSKAPAIIARRSSPMLEERPPAAESSGAHDRRPEEPPPARRLQPDEKIEITERPLPALKELLPPLSWSARRGTGRGEGPVQLDTKDPQYITYFGSIKRAIELVWQYPEPALRYGLQGKLLLEFSVLGNGELESARIIRSSGSHLLDEEALRAVKAAAPFKPIPPWIDKPRLDIVASFEYLDNRRLNYRFAPQGR
- the gcvH gene encoding glycine cleavage system protein GcvH, translating into MDFPEGLKYSKEHEWVLVEGKTATIGITEYAQEELGDIVYVELPEVGEKIVKDDPFGAVESVKAVSDVYAPVSGTVIEVNDALPDNPETINEDAYGDGWMIRVEMSDMDDLKDLMTADEYAEYVAQQRDEEEEDDETDEEEE
- a CDS encoding DUF3426 domain-containing protein; this encodes MIVRCPSCRTTYKVSDDVVKGTKPAFRCSRCKHTFELEAAELEKGEPQQPSLPEIPQPPAEPEDHELSFAFPPKESKSEAPPPGPVARERARPEQPPRASSPAGPAGDEQWSLPDVDTRPETPFTIAGEREGGVRKPEPAPAAPAEDVRYAPIPPLHERPDEQQASTGPYWTLFALLVILFAFLAAYHRSYPAAAESALKKIPLLGPALVRNHHLKNGVEIRSIRADYQTIQGNRDVFVISGMAVNYNPVVIRAMRVGGRVYDREGKEIEQQSMWVGNAISRKIIRGMTAQDIQDLQRLKPLKTFEIPPGDSVPFAIVFLKPSKEIASFSFEVIGAEGES
- a CDS encoding twin-arginine translocase TatA/TatE family subunit, yielding MFGLGFGELLVILLIVLVLFSRRLPDLGESLGKGIRKFRKSIREPDEIDVTPKEKADGDDSGGKTPPG
- the gcvPB gene encoding aminomethyl-transferring glycine dehydrogenase subunit GcvPB, which encodes MPPSPPPEAPGRDRQPLIFETGSPGRSAFSWPEEPSLAAEVLPAGLVRADIPGFPEMGELEVLRHFTRLSQRNFGIETNFYPLGSCTMKYNPKVNEAAARLPGFALAHPLAPAALVQGAMELLYELERALAEIGGMDAVSLQPSAGAQGELTGLMVIRAYLKERGDPRRKVIVPDTAHGTNPASSTLCGYEVVQIPSNEEGVIDAPAVEKAMSEDVAALMVTNPNTLGLFEKHIEAAAAAVHARGGLVYLDGANLNALMGIAKPGDMGVDVLHMNLHKTFATPHGGGGPGAGPVAVKRFLADYLPVPRVEKQDGMFRWVEDCPKSIGRVRSFFGNFGVLVRAYAYILALGADGLEEASRMALLNANYVRKKLEGHYSLAYEQPCMHECVFTDRLQHRHGVTTLDIAKRLLDYGFHPPTIYFPLVVSGALMIEPTETETPETLDAFVAAMIAIAEEAKNTPEVVKNAPHTTPVRRLDEARAARRPILRWEPPRQGGGENAG
- a CDS encoding sigma-70 family RNA polymerase sigma factor — encoded protein: MSKAIVQSSDPELVRRCQDGDVDAFQELVSRYHQKVYMVIFGLLRNRDDALEVAQETFFRAYRKIGDFHGGSTFYTWLYRIAVNLAIDSQRRQKRNPVDFRESMDGVFEEQRDFARDPFADVHDRELREGLIAAINDLTPEHKAVIVLRTIEGMSYKDIGEVLGCSEGTVMSRLHYARKKLQEKLGGFL
- the gcvPA gene encoding aminomethyl-transferring glycine dehydrogenase subunit GcvPA, with the translated sequence MRYTPHTADDKRRMLREIGLDSVEELFEQVPRSLRERARIRLPDGLSEPAVLRRLASLAARNGAASGWSFFLGGGSYHHAIPGAVDAIVSRSEFATSYTPYQPEVSQGTLQALFEFQTLVCQLTGMEAANAGVYDGASAAAEAVLMSRRVQPAGRRRVLVSRALHPQYRQVIATYLANLEGLRLEEVGYDASGVTDVAQLADRLGDDALCAVVGYPNFFGAVENLEPLRAACERAGAQLISVTTEPLALGLLKPPGEFGVPIAVGEGQSLGVPMAFGGPGFGFFATQKKFIRSLPGRLVGETVDVEGRRGFVLTLATREQHIRREKATSNICTSQTLCALAATVYLSLLGRSGLRRLAEINLSRAHRAEALLAARAGLRRRFSAPFFNEFVVQSRDPEALMRRCAEHKIVPGIPLGRWYPELADAVLVCVTEMNEGEEIEKLATIAAA